The following coding sequences lie in one Eptesicus fuscus isolate TK198812 chromosome 25, DD_ASM_mEF_20220401, whole genome shotgun sequence genomic window:
- the IREB2 gene encoding iron-responsive element-binding protein 2 isoform X1 has protein sequence MDAPSAGYTFEYLIETLNDSSRKKFFNVSKLGGTKYDALPYSVRVLLEAAVRNCDGFLLKKEDVMNILDWRATQSHVEVPFFPARVLLQDFTGIPAMVDLAAMREAVKTLGGDPKKVHPACPTDLTVDHSLQIDFSKCAIQNAPNPGGGDLPKAAKLSPLKAPAPPRRLPCRGPAACRGPCDPGEPGLGRSAGRPSTQIENTPLLCPFHLQPVPEPETVLKNQEVEFGRNRERLQFFKWCSRVFRNVALIPPGTGLAHQVSLEYLSRVVFEEDALLFPDSVVGTDSHITMVNGLGVLGWGVGGIETEAVMLGLPVSLTLPEVVGCELTGSSNPFVTSIDVVLGITKHLRQAGVAGKFVEFFGSGVSQLSIVDRTTIANMSPEYGATLSFFPVDNVTLKHLEHTGFDKARLKSMETYLKAVKLFRSDQSDSGGPEYSQVIQINLSSIVATVSGPKRPQDRVAVTEMKRDFRACLSEKAGFRGFQIAAEKQCDAVSLHYEGSDYRLSHGAVVVAAVTSCTNNCNPSVMLAAGLLAKKAVEAGLRVQPYIRTSLAPGSGMVTHYLSSSGVLPYLRRLGFEVVGYGCSTCVGNTGPLSEAVLSAVRQGDLVTCGVLSGNKNFEGRLCDCVRATYLASPPLVVAYAIAGTVNIDFRTEPLGTDPAGKHIYLHDIWPSREEVQQVEEEQVLCSVFQALKEKMETGDKRWNSLEAPDSVLFPWDAKSTYIRCPSFFDKLTKEPAAPQPIENAHVLLHLGDAVTTDHISPAGSISRSSAAAKYLTNRGLTPREFNSYGARRGNDAVMTRGTFANIKLFNKFIGKPAPKTIHFPSGQTLDVFEAAELYQKEGVPLIILAGKKYGSGSSRDWAAKGPYLLGVRAVLAESYEKIHKDHLVGIGIAPLQFLPGQSAAALGLSGRETFSLAFPEELSPGAMLDVKTSTGKVFSVIASFENDVEITLYKHGGLLNFVARKFS, from the exons ACGCTCTGCCGTACTCCGTCCGGGTGCTGTTGGAGGCGGCTGTGCGGAACTGTGACGGCTTTTTGCTGAAGAAGGAGGACGTCATGAACATCCTGGACTGGCGAGCCACGCAGAGCCATGTGGAGGTGCCCTTCTTCCCGGCCCGTGTCCTCCTCCAGGACTTCAC TGGCATCCCGGCCATGGTGGACCTCGCTGCGATGCGGGAGGCGGTGAAGACGCTGGGCGGGGACCCCAAGAAAGTCCACCCTGCCTGCCCAACGGACCTCACGGTCGACCACTCTCTGCAGATCGACTTCAGCAAATG TGCGATACAGAACGCGCCCAACCCTGGAGGCGGGGACCTGCCGAAAGCAGCCAAGCTCTCGCCACTCAAAGCGCCAGCGCCGCCCAGGAGACTGCCCTGCCGAGGCCCGGCCGCCTGCCGGGGGCCCTGCGATccgggggagccaggcctgggccgCAGCGCCGGGAGGCCGTCCACGCAGATCGAGAACACCCCCCTGCTGTGTCCTTTCCATCTGCAGCCAGTGCCTGA ACCTGAGACCGTATTAAAGAACCAGGAGGTGGAGTTCGGCAGGAACCGGGAGAGGCTCCAATTTTTCAAG TGGTGTTCGCGCGTCTTCAGGAACGTGGCCCTGATCCCCCCCGGCACGGGCCTGGCCCACCAAGTGAGCTTGGAGTACCTGTCCCGGGTGGTCTTCGAGGAAGACGCCCTCCTCTTCCCGGACAGCGTGGTGGGCACGGACTCCCACATCACCATGGTGAACGGGCTGGGCGTCCTGGGCTGGG GGGTCGGAGGCATCGAGACGGAAGCCGTGATGCTGGGGCTGCCCGTGTCCCTCACGCTGCCCGAGGTGGTGGGGTGTGAGCTGACCGGCTCCTCCAACCCTTTCGTCACGTCCATCGACGTCGTTCTTGGCATCACCAAG CACCTCAGGCAGGCGGGAGTGGCCGGGAAGTTCGTGGAGTTCTTTGGAAGTGGAGTCTCACAGTTATCCATAGTGGATCGGACGACCATCGCCAACATGAGTCCGGAATACGGTGCTACCCTCAGCTTCTTCCCTGTGGACAATGTGACGCTAAAACACTTAGAGCACACAG GTTTTGACAAAGCCAGACTCAAATCAATGGAGACCTACCTGAAAGCTGTGAAGCTGTTCCGAAGTGACCAGAGTGACTCGGGGGGGCCAGAGTACTCCCAG GTGATCCAGATCAACCTGAGCTCCATCGTTGCAACTGTCAGTGGTCCCAAGAGGCCGCAGGACAGAGTCGCTGTGACGGAGATGAAGAGGGACTTCCGAGCTTGCCTCAGTGAGAAG GCTGGATTCCGAGGCTTCCAGATTGCGGCCGAGAAGCAGTGCGACGCCGTCTCTCTCCACTACGAAGGCAGTGACTACCGCCTGTCGCACGGGGCCGTGGTCGTCGCCGCGGTCACCAGCTGCACCAACAACTGCAACCCGTCCGTCATGCTGGCGGCAG GTCTCCTGGCGAAGAAGGCGGTGGAGGCGGGTCTGCGGGTGCAGCCCTACATCAGGACCAGCCTGGCGCCCGGCAGCGGGATGGTCACGCATTACCTCAGCTCCAGCGGCGTGCTGCCGTACCTGCGCCGGCTCGG ATTTGAAGTCGTCGGCTATGGCTGTTCGACGTGCGTGGGCAACACGGGGCCCTTGTCCGAAGCCGTTCTGAGTGCCGTGAGACAG GGGGACCTGGTCACCTGTGGCGTTCTGTCTGGAAACAAAAACTTCGAAGGGCGTCTTTGCGACTGCGTCCGCGCCACCTACCTTGCCTCTCCGCCCTTGGTGGTCGCGTACGCCATCGCCGGCACCGTGAACATAGACTTCCGGACCGAGCCTCTCG GCACGGACCCCGCCGGCAAGCACATCTACCTGCACGACATCTGGCCGAGCCGAGAGGAGGtccagcaggtggaggaggagcaggtcCTGTGCTCCGTGTTCCAGGCGCTGAAGGAGAAGATGGAG ACAGGTGACAAGCGGTGGAATTCCCTGGAGGCACCCGATTCGGTCTTGTTTCCGTGGGACGCAAAGTCCACGTACATCCGGTGTCCCTCGTTTTTTGACAAGCTT aCCAAAGAGCCGGCCGCCCCGCAGCCCATCGAGAACGCGCACGTCCTGCTGCACCTGGGGGACGCCGTCACCACCGACCACATCTCCCCCGCGGGGAGCATCTCCCGCAGCAGCGCCGCCGCCAAGTACCTGACGAACAGAGG CCTTACCCCCCGAGAATTCAACTCCTACGGAGCCCGGAGAGGCAACGACGCTGTGATGACAAGAGGCACTTTCGCAAACATCAAGCTTTTCAATAAGTTCATCGGGAAGCCGGCCCCCAAAACCATCCATTTCCCGTCAGGACAGACG CTGGATGTGTTCGAGGCGGCAGAGCTGTACCAGAAGGAAGGCGTCCCGCTCATCATCCTCGCGGGAAAGAAGTACGGCTCCGGGAGCTCCCGAGACTGGGCGGCCAAGGGCCCGTATCTGCTG GGCGTGAGGGCGGTGCTGGCGGAGAGCTACGAGAAGATCCACAAAGACCACCTGGTGGGCATCGGCATCGCCCCCCTGCAGTTCCTCCCCGGGCAGAGCGCCGCGGCCCTGGGCCTCTCCGGCCGCGAAACCTTCTCCTTGGCCTTCCCTGAGGAGCTGTCTCCTGGAGCCATGCTGGACGTGAAG ACAAGCACTGGGAAGGTATTCAGCGTGATCGCTTCGTTTGAAAATGACGTGGAAATCACGTTGTACAAACACGGAGGATTATTAAACTTTGTGGCACGAAAATTCTCATAG
- the IREB2 gene encoding iron-responsive element-binding protein 2 isoform X2, giving the protein MDAPSAGYTFEYLIETLNDSSRKKFFNVSKLGGTKYDALPYSVRVLLEAAVRNCDGFLLKKEDVMNILDWRATQSHVEVPFFPARVLLQDFTGIPAMVDLAAMREAVKTLGGDPKKVHPACPTDLTVDHSLQIDFSKCAIQNAPNPGGGDLPKAAKLSPLKAPAPPRRLPCRGPAACRGPCDPGEPGLGRSAGRPSTQIENTPLLCPFHLQPVPEPETVLKNQEVEFGRNRERLQFFKWCSRVFRNVALIPPGTGLAHQVSLEYLSRVVFEEDALLFPDSVVGTDSHITMVNGLGVLGWGVGGIETEAVMLGLPVSLTLPEVVGCELTGSSNPFVTSIDVVLGITKHLRQAGVAGKFVEFFGSGVSQLSIVDRTTIANMSPEYGATLSFFPVDNVTLKHLEHTGFDKARLKSMETYLKAVKLFRSDQSDSGGPEYSQVIQINLSSIVATVSGPKRPQDRVAVTEMKRDFRACLSEKAGFRGFQIAAEKQCDAVSLHYEGSDYRLSHGAVVVAAVTSCTNNCNPSVMLAAGLLAKKAVEAGLRVQPYIRTSLAPGSGMVTHYLSSSGVLPYLRRLGFEVVGYGCSTCVGNTGPLSEAVLSAVRQGDLVTCGVLSGNKNFEGRLCDCVRATYLASPPLVVAYAIAGTVNIDFRTEPLGTDPAGKHIYLHDIWPSREEVQQVEEEQVLCSVFQALKEKMETGDKRWNSLEAPDSVLFPWDAKSTYIRCPSFFDKLTKEPAAPQPIENAHVLLHLGDAVTTDHISPAGSISRSSAAAKYLTNRGLTPREFNSYGARRGNDAVMTRGTFANIKLFNKFIGKPAPKTIHFPSGQTLDVFEAAELYQKEGVPLIILAGKKA; this is encoded by the exons ACGCTCTGCCGTACTCCGTCCGGGTGCTGTTGGAGGCGGCTGTGCGGAACTGTGACGGCTTTTTGCTGAAGAAGGAGGACGTCATGAACATCCTGGACTGGCGAGCCACGCAGAGCCATGTGGAGGTGCCCTTCTTCCCGGCCCGTGTCCTCCTCCAGGACTTCAC TGGCATCCCGGCCATGGTGGACCTCGCTGCGATGCGGGAGGCGGTGAAGACGCTGGGCGGGGACCCCAAGAAAGTCCACCCTGCCTGCCCAACGGACCTCACGGTCGACCACTCTCTGCAGATCGACTTCAGCAAATG TGCGATACAGAACGCGCCCAACCCTGGAGGCGGGGACCTGCCGAAAGCAGCCAAGCTCTCGCCACTCAAAGCGCCAGCGCCGCCCAGGAGACTGCCCTGCCGAGGCCCGGCCGCCTGCCGGGGGCCCTGCGATccgggggagccaggcctgggccgCAGCGCCGGGAGGCCGTCCACGCAGATCGAGAACACCCCCCTGCTGTGTCCTTTCCATCTGCAGCCAGTGCCTGA ACCTGAGACCGTATTAAAGAACCAGGAGGTGGAGTTCGGCAGGAACCGGGAGAGGCTCCAATTTTTCAAG TGGTGTTCGCGCGTCTTCAGGAACGTGGCCCTGATCCCCCCCGGCACGGGCCTGGCCCACCAAGTGAGCTTGGAGTACCTGTCCCGGGTGGTCTTCGAGGAAGACGCCCTCCTCTTCCCGGACAGCGTGGTGGGCACGGACTCCCACATCACCATGGTGAACGGGCTGGGCGTCCTGGGCTGGG GGGTCGGAGGCATCGAGACGGAAGCCGTGATGCTGGGGCTGCCCGTGTCCCTCACGCTGCCCGAGGTGGTGGGGTGTGAGCTGACCGGCTCCTCCAACCCTTTCGTCACGTCCATCGACGTCGTTCTTGGCATCACCAAG CACCTCAGGCAGGCGGGAGTGGCCGGGAAGTTCGTGGAGTTCTTTGGAAGTGGAGTCTCACAGTTATCCATAGTGGATCGGACGACCATCGCCAACATGAGTCCGGAATACGGTGCTACCCTCAGCTTCTTCCCTGTGGACAATGTGACGCTAAAACACTTAGAGCACACAG GTTTTGACAAAGCCAGACTCAAATCAATGGAGACCTACCTGAAAGCTGTGAAGCTGTTCCGAAGTGACCAGAGTGACTCGGGGGGGCCAGAGTACTCCCAG GTGATCCAGATCAACCTGAGCTCCATCGTTGCAACTGTCAGTGGTCCCAAGAGGCCGCAGGACAGAGTCGCTGTGACGGAGATGAAGAGGGACTTCCGAGCTTGCCTCAGTGAGAAG GCTGGATTCCGAGGCTTCCAGATTGCGGCCGAGAAGCAGTGCGACGCCGTCTCTCTCCACTACGAAGGCAGTGACTACCGCCTGTCGCACGGGGCCGTGGTCGTCGCCGCGGTCACCAGCTGCACCAACAACTGCAACCCGTCCGTCATGCTGGCGGCAG GTCTCCTGGCGAAGAAGGCGGTGGAGGCGGGTCTGCGGGTGCAGCCCTACATCAGGACCAGCCTGGCGCCCGGCAGCGGGATGGTCACGCATTACCTCAGCTCCAGCGGCGTGCTGCCGTACCTGCGCCGGCTCGG ATTTGAAGTCGTCGGCTATGGCTGTTCGACGTGCGTGGGCAACACGGGGCCCTTGTCCGAAGCCGTTCTGAGTGCCGTGAGACAG GGGGACCTGGTCACCTGTGGCGTTCTGTCTGGAAACAAAAACTTCGAAGGGCGTCTTTGCGACTGCGTCCGCGCCACCTACCTTGCCTCTCCGCCCTTGGTGGTCGCGTACGCCATCGCCGGCACCGTGAACATAGACTTCCGGACCGAGCCTCTCG GCACGGACCCCGCCGGCAAGCACATCTACCTGCACGACATCTGGCCGAGCCGAGAGGAGGtccagcaggtggaggaggagcaggtcCTGTGCTCCGTGTTCCAGGCGCTGAAGGAGAAGATGGAG ACAGGTGACAAGCGGTGGAATTCCCTGGAGGCACCCGATTCGGTCTTGTTTCCGTGGGACGCAAAGTCCACGTACATCCGGTGTCCCTCGTTTTTTGACAAGCTT aCCAAAGAGCCGGCCGCCCCGCAGCCCATCGAGAACGCGCACGTCCTGCTGCACCTGGGGGACGCCGTCACCACCGACCACATCTCCCCCGCGGGGAGCATCTCCCGCAGCAGCGCCGCCGCCAAGTACCTGACGAACAGAGG CCTTACCCCCCGAGAATTCAACTCCTACGGAGCCCGGAGAGGCAACGACGCTGTGATGACAAGAGGCACTTTCGCAAACATCAAGCTTTTCAATAAGTTCATCGGGAAGCCGGCCCCCAAAACCATCCATTTCCCGTCAGGACAGACG CTGGATGTGTTCGAGGCGGCAGAGCTGTACCAGAAGGAAGGCGTCCCGCTCATCATCCTCGCGGGAAAGAA GGCGTGA